gttagaAATTTGAATACCTACTGTTTTCATAATCCAAATGTGAAAtcaaagataaaattaagtcCGATATAGagattataatttattatgtttattcaAGTTAAATACTCTTTATATGGAGTAATATGAAGGAAGTTATAATGTAATGTAATATTAGGATAACATGTATAAATGATAGATTAAAACATTTCGATGTAATTAATTGTTATTAGAGCGTTAAAAAAGTACATactgaaaaatatatcatatattatatgccAGTAGTACAGTGaataataaacaataaagaaaatgcttatatatattgtaaattcGGCCATATACAATTTAAAGTTTAATTTTAGAAGTAGTTTATGTAGATGCATAACAATACATAAAACaacgtttttttttaaatacgcCACATAAGTGTATCATCATCTCTTAATACgcataatgaaaatttaagcagagaaataataattataatttaagtaatttctattatatatttatacttataaataaattttctatataCTGTATATTCATTATACTTTCtcattttagaaaatattatacaagaacaaaataaatatttatcatcaaaaagttttataaaaCTCAATAGAACAATAGAATTAaagcatttttatttgtaaaaaaaattgtgcttattataatattacaagAGAAACGAATGAATATATTGTCAAATATCTTAtcatgatatttttttatttggtaTAAAACGAAGATCTACTAAACATAAAGGTACCTTTTATtagataaaaagaatttaaaaatattgtgttgtatatatatacttgtattatatatatatatataaatatttatgttgtttcttaaaaatgtataatatattctattagtataaatgtatattagtaaaatatattatatatgtctAAAGAATGCactattaaatttaatgatgaaatataaaaagaaaaaaaataaaattttaatgaataaaatacatCATAACTTGTATaatagaacaaaaatatttatataaaataatgatcCCACTGTTGCATTTATTGGGGagagaaatataataatagtttaaTTATGTagagtaaaatataaaattattaatgattaaaatatatataatcacagcacgcatataatataacattgttataataatgtataaatattaaacaaGGATAAACATATCAAGAAAAATactttaatgaaaaattgaataatatgaatagcTGTAGGTAAAACAAATTAAGTTTAAAGTAAATTTGagcaataaaattatattacgAATGTTACAAAACAATcagattatataaataactgtaaattattaaataaatatatatataatttagaagtattttttttttttttttttttaattatttattttttataatagtaatttttcatagaacaattattatgaaattaatattatattgtttaaataatatataaaatatataatatttttatagttatcGCCACTTACAAGATGAAACACAGtgtaatgtataaaaatctttgtatattaatatttattcttttgaaTGTACACTTCATAAAAAATCACcttaatttcatatatattagttgAGTAAGAGTTATAATTTCCTATTTTATAAAGGGAAGTACTTATTTATGCATGaataagatataaataatttattctatactctataatattttaataaaaaacatatatatataaaataattttctgagatatattatttaataatttatatattaacatttcgTATTTCTTAAcgatattattacatatcgtaatttattctatttcTATGTTGTTTTATTAGTTATTTTCTTTAAGTTATACTAAATTCTAAAATTgctattttaataaatttactttcatttattttattttattttattttttttgttggttttaaatattgcaaacgtttatgtaattatattactatttttaatcaGTATAAATAAGACTATAAAAAggttatatttaattattaataatactgCTAAGATGATTTCTCATATATTAgtgtaatttataattttagtaaTAACATACATGGGATatgattaattttaaataataaaatatgtcaGAAGTAAATTGAACGATACCTACTTTTGTGATATTTCTAGAGGAGTTTCGTAATTgttgatttattttaattttgtaaatattaattaaatatatatcataaattaaatttataactaacgatatatatatatatatattaataaaagaattaaacaCGCATATTACTGAATCAAGGTTACTTTGATATTAAGATATTTTGTgtaagaattattatttctttttcattgaATTTCTTCTaagtacatttatttaactaaaaaaaaaatattaacaattaaGAAACATTTCATTTAcaaattaacatataaattaaaattaattaaaaataataattattaaaaattattttacaaaaataaaaaattagtcattattttccattaaaaaaaatattttttcaagaaTTACTTAGTtcgaaattaaataattttttttaattatattatggtCTATAAATTAGTTATTTAAATGAGCAGTAACTAAACTTTGTTATAATTAacgtaatatataaagtttttttatgaattattaaagctattttgttatttataagaCTAATATTTCTAagaataataacatttttattttaaatataatgttaataaaattagaataatttataggatagattaaataaaattagtaattatttttgcaaCATGTAGAGAaacgtattatatatatattatatatcttctatgtattctatataagcacaatatttctaaatatttaaaaaacctatttgttcatttttacattattatgaaaaagtataataaaaacaattattttatcagTGCATTACTTTaatcaataaaattatatattttgaatatttataaatgtataatattttattataaatgaattttgcttttttttttgataatataaagttaaaaattttataatatacatataaagttttaattttttttttgtagatgTAAAACTCCACTTAGTTTTTTGCATTATATTAACTGTTTAAGaagcaataataaaaataaatattttaaacaaatgTAGTATTCTTCTTaatttgaattatattataatagtattattttatttctttcttaACATATTAGAATATTAATGGTCTATAACATGGAGCAAATAATTAAGCTAATGTTATGCATTAAATTTTCTGCGTTTATAATTTTAGCTTCGATATATCATTTTAGCAGTGATGTACTATGATTATTCCATTTAAAgacaattttattatttatattcttagttttatatattaattaatgatgttttttatcattacatTCTGTATTCTAATATGTGGAAAATATTTAcacttctctttttttttagataatGTTTAACAAATCTTTGAATGTGAAATAGAATCTCGATAGTATATCAGAAGCAATACATTATCGACTactagtaaaatataaaaaggataagGATTCAAATAAAGTAGGTTTAACAGAAGATATATCGAATAGTAtgaaatgcaaaaaaataaatatatgtaataatgaaaaaatgaccAAAGGTAAAAACATTTCATCAAACAGAAATTTACTAAATAAGCAGCAATACTACACGGAAATTAtggattataataatggaatgtttgatggaaaacattttcattttcaaaaaaaatggataaagaaaaaagattttGATGATTTTGttgaaaaaaagagaagaatttgtgatatacatttaaaaaaaataaaatttaggaATTATGGTTTTGGATTtactctattttttatttttttattcctggGAATAGGAATACCAATATCACCAggattaacatttttaaacgTTACATGGGAGACAATTAAAAGTTATTCGTTAGGGGAATTTATCTATGATGTTATAGATAATTTGACAAAATATGCAGACAAATATACTGTAATAGTATTCTTTAGCTTTCTCATGATTATATTATCTGTTATACTTATAATTGTGATATATAAGATTTTAaggaataatgaaaaatataaaaaaattaaggtaATGTCTGagtaacataaataatagagaatgcatatttttatatagagaagattttaatatgaaaaattatgatatttttagTGATATTCTTAATAAACGTACATATAATGCTTGAAGTATTATAAATAGATGTGTACACCTTATATCtcacaatataaaaatataaataaatatgttctttatattttagtgaatttgaattttttaatgttttcaaatttgtattttaaattctcattgtaatataatatacattgttgtatattaaaatatgtttttataaatatatgattgttgtaaaaaaataataaataatgccacaattaatataaatatatttattggtgataattcaattttttaaaaagcagttttgcatattatttaaaatcaTATACTGGtctgaaattattttttaaggttttcaagaaaatatattattggttttaaacttaaaaaaaagatgtgTTCTTTTGTGTTTTATGAAAGGAATTGTATGTATttctatacatttatatatatttatgtctATATTTTACTAAGAAGAGAAttaatgtttattatataaaattggCATCATTAGAAGCATGgagcaaaatatatttattttaacaataattttaagtaacttttttttttttttaatgtatatatatgaaattaaaaatatatactaaaaaaaatacacttTGTAATAATGGACTATTTATACGTTTTTGTTGACTTGACGATCCTGAATCATTgcaattaaatgaaaaattaaaaaatatattattttattatttttattaacgataaagtaatttaattttgtaagtatttttaaaatatatatgttactaaaaatttttaaataaatatagtatatatttcatttgcTTGTTTGTATCATTAAAAGATAagattaattaattaaaattaatcaaatatttatagatCATTTATTGAAATTGTTTTTGCTTTAGTAATTGTCCAAAATTCTAAAATACCCAAGgcttcatttaatatatctaaaataatatattgcaACAAATTAGTTAAACTATTGTTAATGTAtagaaacaaaatatatatattcttttctatcctaaaaaaatgtttttacttctaataaaaaaagatatgttGTTTACGTCAATCCCTCAACAGAAATggttaaataattttatgaatacaacatatttttatttcatttagagaaaaatatactattttcATTCATTATCGAATTCACATTTTGAAACTTTCATATAATTGAATTTTTCTATTCTAGTTTATCTAAATTCATTGTaccattttttaaacatgATTGATAAAGATTTTTTGAATAAGGCAATAATATTGTTTTTGTAATCTATAATATTGAGCATCTACTGTctcttattttaataattattattatgttattaataattgcttttatttttaattttatatatatatgagtttattaaaaatattttttaatatttctatctCATTTTCTTAGTAATGCTTTATAAATTCACAAATTAATGCttaagttttattattactttttttcttttatcaggataaatatgtacaagtCATCAcatttagatatatattttccttatatgggtaaatataatcaaattcttaaaaatatatttataagattTTATCAGTCATACATATTGAAATTTGTTCTACAAagtaaaaagttataattttatgaatctacaatatatgtaaattcatatgtttaagtatttatttatattaataaatttagataaaacatattaaattcatattaaaaatacttttcatttatattatggtatgcttataaatgaaatgtagtttaattttttggtacatatataattacattaattCTAGAGATTAtacgaaaaaacaaatacatataattatttcgaTATTCATGCATGTCTTTTTGAACATGtatggaaaatatataaaaatatatatataatcacgCACTATTAACAATGCAAATAAAtgagtataataataatctaCGAGGTACTAGCTTTTACGTAATgtaattttctatttaatatattatataatgttctcttctaaataaaaatcaaataaCAATGTGTTgagtatattaattaaagttataattatttatgtatataataatttttttttttttatatattactgcttaaatatatatatatattaaaaaataaaaaatagaatactatccttaaatttacaaaatttgcatttagaaatgttaatataaataatatataattaaaaattattccatttaaaaaataatagtagcgataaaatataaattcttatTTGCGTTTAATGTAAGTATTTTTTGTGGATTAGTTCCTatgttgtatattttatttgtaaaatatattattgtccATAAAAGAAATGCATAAATTTACGTATTAACTAATATATCAGATATTAGAAATATGATAGAAAAGGTCGTACAGATTATAGTTTTCTTAATttgttactactattattatattgttataataattaataatttaataggCATAACAAGTTTTCCAAGAATATAATtcttatgttaaaaatattaatagaaaCGTATCAACAAGAACGATAATATTTCTCTTAAAATATAGAGcaaagaattatttatattctctACGTTCTCTATATACTCAATATTTCGATGTatttagaattaaaatatattgtttttttatattgttttgaaaataattaataaatatttacttaatatactgtgttaaattaataatttacatgttttgtatatttattaattaattaaaataacttcattttaattaatattatttttatgtacatatagttaagataaaatatatataatatacatttaaatttacatttgATTAACTcagttgtaaaaaaaattatagtcaCATAGTTTTCATTATGTTTTtacgaaaaaatataaaaaacagattaaataaaaagtaattgtatatttcatttttaaaagagtACCATATTTAgttaattatattcttaattCGTGTGTTTCTATATTAAAGTTCtatataatggaaaaaaaaataaagtcacagttatttattaaaattccTAAGTTTACCCTTTTAAGTTggatatgttatatttacatttatatggtacgatattattatttaaatatatttgtgttattcttgtttttttttgttttatttttgtaattactttttttagtgtgatattaattatttttttgatattcatttatttttttgggaTTTTTTAGAGTATATTTAGTAAATATTTCGATgaaaattacatttatagTAGAAAAATTCATGGAACAACATATCGTATACtgtcaaaatataaaaaggataaatattCAGATGTTTTAGATTTAAAAGAGGAAATGACAAATAATGGAAtgacgaaaaaaaaagatatatctaATCATATAGAAGGGTACAgtggaaaaagaaaacattcAAATGGAAGTCCATCAGAATTTAAAGGAAACTGTAAatcatatatgaaaaaaaacaagtgtatgtttgaaacaaaaaactATTCTcactttgaaaaaaaaatattcaaagaaatGGATTATATGGATTTTCTTATTAACAACAAAACAATCAGTAATAAGTcttacagaaaaataatacgTAAGAAATGCGTACTACTATTTGTTTTACCTTTATTAATGTTCTTTTTGTTATCAGCACTGCCCATAGTAGATTTATCGTGGGGTTCGGTAGATGGAAAAAAAGGGTTGTGGGATGCAATAGGATTTTCGGATATTTTGAAAGAATGGGGAGGAAGTAGTGGGTGGTTGAATGCAGTATATACGTCTCTGAAAGAAGCAACATGGTTTTGGACAGGCATTGGAGAAACGTCTAATAGTATCACTGAATTgcatgtattattaaaattatttagaatCCTAATATATGGCTTACCGTTTTTAATATTAGGTATAACACTTATATCAAGGGTtgtttattatcataaaaaagttaaaaaatatgaaagaatAAAGTTCAGacaaagataaaattaataatgagttacataatttttctgtaataaaataatcaatGTGAActaataattacaatatatataaatatatataataagcaTATCAATAATTGCTTAATTCTTGTATATGAACATACAGATAAgggaattttttataaacaagttaaaaaaattctatcttagtttttttgtgaattagaatattttaatatatttctatttgtAGTTTAAATTATAGTTTGAGctttaatgtaaataatggCTTCGggtatattaatgtattccAGTAAATTCGCATATGTTTTTGtacgttattattattatataaaaagataatttatataattttatcaacattttgtgttaatttatattttaactataatatgacttttttatattgctCTCTTTCTAATTTAAAATGGTTATTtgttgatatatttaaataaatgtttaattagatttacattaaaaaaagatgtaTTACATTTTTCGTTTACCAATTAAATGTGAATGTATATTGTTGTActgatacatatatattatataaggaaatatttaatatttattatatacataagtttattaataatgtgTTATAgaacttatttatttaaacgtccttttaacaaatatttattttttttttaatggtttaaagagaaaatatagatatatattaaattattatttttattaaatattttttcgtttatattatttaactttACCTTTTCACCTATTGCGAAATTTTTAGTAGTTCGTTAGAggtttaagaaatattttttcaaagttTAATCGGAGTAATAACCTTttgtaaatacataatagATTTGATGATAAAAAGACGCGTactattacattttatataatcataaaagatatatatcaTCACAAAAGtgttaaatttattagtttattaacttttaaaattttagaatatcactaataatatatataacgtattttccttattaatACCATAGAGGGAACACAAAGCGCACAATAGACGTCCAtacatattttgtaaaatatttatccacaaaaaagtattaatttaaaatgcatatatatgtatatactattatcctaaatttaaaattctaTAGAATATTGTACAAGCAAAATGATAAACGGTCCAGGGACTATATCACATTATGCTTATTAATTAACTAATATTTTGTGTATGCAACACTCGAATGAAAAATTCTGTATATAAGGATAAATAGAGAAATTAGAACACTTGAAGAATGATTAactaatatttctttaatcATTCGCATAATTAGAATTCTCTAATACGTTCATTTAAACGatgctaatatatatacgttacactcattaaaaaaagataaagaaataaCTCAATCcaaaaagtaattttaaaaaaaataaggatactccttaaacaataaaacaactaacacatattattaaaaaaataagtctTTTATTGTTGCTAATTTGATAATCATGGAAAACTGCATAAAATATTcaacatatttaatatactaTTAGTGAAGCATCAAAAGAATAGCACAGTTCTTAggagtatataaaaaatatgctttCCAATATTTAAGccaaaattaattaataatatttgaataaatagtaaatatatttaaattattcagtTTGTATATACCTATTATATAACTTTCGTTTAAATgatttaatatacatatatatatgtcttttcttaattattttatcttcTAAGCAGTGAATaacttaaataaatgtagaacagatatacattttatataacacTATATGAACTTTATTACCTAATGTATttcttatacatatttaacaGAACATTTTAGACTAgttgataataataaaacaattctttaaaaattattcgaATTTCACTAATGATGCGAATTCCTATAAACATATGT
This is a stretch of genomic DNA from Plasmodium malariae genome assembly, contig: PmUG01_00_9, whole genome shotgun sequence. It encodes these proteins:
- the PmUG01_00024800 gene encoding fam-m protein, with the protein product MEQIIKLMLCIKFSAFIILASIYHFSSDNLDSISEAIHYRLLVKYKKDKDSNKVGLTEDISNSMKCKKINICNNEKMTKGKNISSNRNLLNKQQYYTEIMDYNNGMFDGKHFHFQKKWIKKKDFDDFVEKKRRICDIHLKKIKFRNYGFGFTLFFIFLFLGIGIPISPGLTFLNVTWETIKSYSLGEFIYDVIDNLTKYADKYTVIVFFSFLMIILSVILIIVIYKILRNNEKYKKIKVMSE
- the PmUG01_00024900 gene encoding fam-l protein; translation: MEKKIKSQLFIKIPKFTLLSWICYIYIYMSIFSKYFDENYIYSRKIHGTTYRILSKYKKDKYSDVLDLKEEMTNNGMTKKKDISNHIEGYSGKRKHSNGSPSEFKGNCKSYMKKNKCMFETKNYSHFEKKIFKEMDYMDFLINNKTISNKSYRKIIRKKCVLLFVLPLLMFFLLSALPIVDLSWGSVDGKKGLWDAIGFSDILKEWGGSSGWLNAVYTSLKEATWFWTGIGETSNSITELHVLLKLFRILIYGLPFLILGITLISRVVYYHKKVKKYERIKFRQR